The DNA sequence AGCAACCTAAAACTGTTGCGAAGCAACATCAGTAGCTGAGCGCAGGAACTGGTTCAGGGGCGCAAGGGCGGCCCAGCCTGCGGCAACCGTGCGGGCAGCCTTGGGAGTGGTAAGCACCATATCCTTGAAAGGATGGCTTACAGTGAAACTTTTCAGTTTAAGAAGGGCGATCTCGGGATGATCTTTGGGGTAACCTTGCGGGGCTGTTTTCAAGGCGTGTTCTTCGTCCAGCCCGCCGAAGTATTTACGGAACGAGTTTGCTTCCAGTAGTTGTTTGAGGGCTGTGCTGTTATAATCGATCTCCTGCCGGATAGCTTTGAGGTCATCCGCGGGCGGCATCCAGTAGCCCCCGGCGAGAAAGGAGGCCCCGGGCGTTATGTGCAGGTAATAGCCGGGCCCATTGCTGTTCCTGCCGGAAGGGCATAGCCATAAGCCCATATGGGTTTTGTAAGGGGTTTTGTCCTTGCTGAAACGGGTGTCCCTGTAAATGCGGAAGAGGCAATTTTTGGGAAGCAGGTCCGCCAGCAAGGGGTCGAAACGGGAAGCTTCCCGGATGAGTGCAGCGGTAAACGCTTCGACATCTTCTTTGGCCGCCAGGTAAGCCGTTTTATTCGTGTTGAACCATTCCCTGTTATTGTTTCGTGCGAGGTTCCCGAGAAAGTCCAGTGTACTATTTTGCAGCATGGTAGGTTCTGTCGGCATAAGAGCGGTCAAATTTTATTGGAGAGATCCAGTAAAGCATGAGTACGCGGGCATACCTGAAATTTATGGGCATCAGGAGAAATATTGCCGCCACCAGTATCCCGACATACGTCCAGGGTCCCGGATCATTGAGGATGAAGCTGGTAAGAATGGCCACGCCAACCATCTCGGCAACATTCAGGGCATAGCTGAAATACATGGCGCCCCAGAAAAAGCCGGGTTCTATCTCGAATTGAAGATTACATTCCGGGCAGCGCTTGTTCATCACGCTGAACTTCCGGTGAAAGGCAGGATGAGCGAACATTTTCCCCTGCCTGCAGCGGGGGCACCGGCACATTAAAATTGCTTCGGTTTTTGACACCATGATGCAGGTAATTAGTTCAAGCTGATGTTTTTATCTTCCACCTCCATGATGATGTTCTTCTTCCGGTACTTTTTATACCACAGATAGCCTATTCCCATCACCGCGAGGTAAGGAATGGCCAGCATATAAAGTATGCCGGTATTAAGCCCGCTGGCTTCCTTACTTCCCTCGTTGGAAGCGCTGTTCACCGTAGAACCGCACATAGCGCACTGTGCATCCGCCGTGAAGTTAACGCCGGAGAACAACAC is a window from the Anseongella ginsenosidimutans genome containing:
- a CDS encoding DUF2461 domain-containing protein, which translates into the protein MPTEPTMLQNSTLDFLGNLARNNNREWFNTNKTAYLAAKEDVEAFTAALIREASRFDPLLADLLPKNCLFRIYRDTRFSKDKTPYKTHMGLWLCPSGRNSNGPGYYLHITPGASFLAGGYWMPPADDLKAIRQEIDYNSTALKQLLEANSFRKYFGGLDEEHALKTAPQGYPKDHPEIALLKLKSFTVSHPFKDMVLTTPKAARTVAAGWAALAPLNQFLRSATDVASQQF
- a CDS encoding DUF983 domain-containing protein; its protein translation is MVSKTEAILMCRCPRCRQGKMFAHPAFHRKFSVMNKRCPECNLQFEIEPGFFWGAMYFSYALNVAEMVGVAILTSFILNDPGPWTYVGILVAAIFLLMPINFRYARVLMLYWISPIKFDRSYADRTYHAAK